A genomic segment from Desulfovibrio sp. encodes:
- a CDS encoding HAMP domain-containing sensor histidine kinase, translated as MPRPNTPPPYAHDATRRRASIRRRLLAAFVFLALLMSAALGIVGRLSFDSLGTYLVGWHARPVMDAFIEAEKRAWEAEDNGGGNLYYGEDLAVVMHWRFLVGKQVPPEWHNMPDGLHFINRMEEFILIERRDGVIYVLNGGTGAFLALKQRLNRILLLCAVSGLGLAVILAVVLSRRLTGPLSKLTAAVESRSAGYLQGGSQPGESEPPIPLTSLDDEVGVLARAIAAREEALRRFVQRESNFTGDVSHELRTPLTVMQGGLEILEVQLQHLPHTENLAPVVQRLMRTTGRMSNTVRTLLMLARRPEEIEFHDLDCSALLWSIVAEMSGDGVLCLADKANSGTSDLGQPTSGGVGSIRGKGPEQRKPVLLHASIAAGVVARGQKELVGIVFNNLLDNACQYTENGRASVTLCAGELQVRNSGHIPSGIDVFARGVRCAHSAGSGAGLGLSLALRACERLGWQLELISEPAGGEAVFRVIFTPISQGVDI; from the coding sequence ATGCCAAGGCCCAACACGCCCCCACCATATGCCCATGACGCCACGCGCCGCAGGGCCAGTATCCGCCGACGTTTGCTGGCGGCTTTTGTGTTTCTGGCCCTGCTCATGAGCGCAGCCCTGGGTATTGTGGGGCGGCTGTCTTTCGATTCGTTGGGAACATATCTTGTGGGCTGGCACGCCAGACCAGTGATGGACGCCTTTATAGAAGCCGAAAAGCGCGCCTGGGAGGCCGAAGACAACGGCGGTGGCAACCTGTATTATGGCGAAGACCTTGCTGTGGTCATGCACTGGCGCTTTCTTGTGGGCAAGCAGGTTCCGCCAGAATGGCACAACATGCCCGACGGTCTGCACTTCATCAACCGCATGGAAGAATTTATTCTCATTGAGCGCAGAGATGGAGTCATCTACGTGCTCAACGGGGGCACAGGTGCCTTTCTGGCTCTAAAGCAGCGGCTTAACCGCATCTTGCTGCTTTGCGCCGTCAGTGGCCTTGGGCTCGCCGTGATACTTGCCGTGGTGCTGAGCCGCAGGCTCACAGGGCCTTTAAGCAAGCTTACCGCCGCTGTGGAAAGCCGCTCAGCGGGGTATCTGCAAGGCGGTTCGCAGCCGGGCGAGAGTGAGCCGCCCATACCGCTTACCAGTCTCGATGACGAGGTGGGGGTGCTGGCGCGGGCCATCGCCGCGCGTGAGGAAGCACTGCGCCGCTTTGTGCAGCGCGAGAGCAATTTTACGGGCGATGTGAGCCACGAACTGCGCACGCCGCTCACGGTAATGCAGGGGGGCCTTGAGATTCTGGAAGTGCAGTTGCAACATTTGCCCCATACCGAAAATCTGGCTCCGGTGGTTCAGCGGCTCATGCGCACCACTGGCCGTATGTCCAATACAGTGCGCACCCTTCTGATGCTGGCCCGCCGCCCCGAGGAAATCGAGTTTCACGACCTTGACTGCAGCGCCCTGCTGTGGAGTATCGTTGCCGAAATGTCGGGCGACGGCGTACTTTGCCTTGCCGACAAGGCAAATTCTGGTACATCAGACTTGGGCCAGCCCACTTCTGGCGGGGTGGGCAGCATACGCGGCAAAGGTCCGGAACAGCGCAAGCCCGTATTATTGCATGCCAGCATTGCTGCTGGCGTGGTGGCCCGTGGGCAGAAAGAACTGGTGGGCATTGTTTTTAACAATCTTCTGGACAATGCATGCCAGTACACAGAAAATGGGCGCGCCTCTGTTACGCTCTGCGCAGGAGAACTGCAGGTTCGCAACAGCGGGCATATCCCATCGGGTATTGATGTTTTTGCCCGGGGGGTGCGGTGCGCGCACAGCGCAGGC
- a CDS encoding response regulator transcription factor, with the protein MALLLVEDNEDILANLYGFLEPLGYELDCARNGKTGLAMALEQHFDCIVLDVMLPGLDGISLCRKLRDEHQRHTPVIMLTARDAVADRVQGLEAGADDYLIKPFALKELEARVRALLRRGRMSSTNAASSGAVWTYADLTFNASEHWAERQGRRLRLSPTGFRILDELIRVAPGLVRREDLEHSLWGEDPPEGSALRTHIHELRRELDKPFALPLLHTVPHVGYRLSTEPGDAD; encoded by the coding sequence ATCGCCCTCTTGCTGGTAGAGGACAACGAGGACATCCTCGCCAACCTCTACGGCTTTCTTGAGCCGCTGGGCTACGAGCTCGACTGTGCCAGAAACGGTAAAACCGGGCTGGCTATGGCCCTTGAGCAGCACTTTGACTGTATTGTTCTTGATGTGATGCTTCCCGGTCTTGACGGCATAAGCCTGTGCCGCAAATTGCGCGATGAACATCAGCGCCATACGCCCGTCATAATGCTTACAGCGAGAGATGCCGTGGCCGACAGGGTTCAGGGGCTGGAAGCAGGGGCAGACGATTACCTGATCAAGCCTTTTGCGCTCAAGGAACTGGAGGCCAGAGTACGCGCACTGCTGCGCCGTGGGCGCATGTCGTCAACCAACGCTGCCTCAAGCGGAGCGGTATGGACGTATGCGGATCTGACATTCAACGCCAGCGAGCACTGGGCCGAGCGTCAGGGCCGCCGCCTGCGGTTGAGCCCCACGGGTTTCAGGATTCTTGACGAGCTGATTCGCGTTGCGCCCGGGCTTGTGCGACGCGAAGATCTGGAGCACTCCCTGTGGGGTGAAGACCCGCCGGAAGGCAGCGCCCTGCGCACGCATATCCACGAACTGCGCCGCGAGCTCGACAAGCCCTTTGCCTTGCCTCTGCTGCACACTGTTCCGCATGTGGGCTATCGCCTGAGCACCGAGCCAGGAGATGCCGACTGA
- a CDS encoding NirD/YgiW/YdeI family stress tolerance protein produces the protein MHTVRPTLYTLFLCLALSLAFLTAQPARAAGFEGPGVAATVTRAVDVLGAQDDAPCVLEGHLVEKLPRRKHRYQFEDHSGQVVVEIDNKIFDQLTVTPKDKVRLQGHVDWNRKRPNEVEVDSITIIGPITAKDMPEIANTPQKPAPVRR, from the coding sequence ATGCATACAGTGCGCCCCACTCTATACACCTTGTTTTTGTGCCTGGCCCTCAGCCTGGCCTTTTTGACAGCGCAGCCTGCTAGGGCTGCGGGCTTTGAGGGCCCCGGGGTTGCGGCCACCGTGACTAGGGCCGTGGACGTGCTGGGTGCCCAGGACGATGCCCCCTGCGTGCTTGAGGGGCATCTGGTAGAAAAACTGCCAAGGCGTAAACACCGCTACCAGTTCGAGGACCACAGCGGTCAGGTGGTGGTGGAGATCGACAACAAGATTTTTGATCAGCTTACTGTCACCCCCAAGGATAAGGTGCGCTTGCAAGGGCACGTAGACTGGAACCGCAAGCGGCCCAATGAGGTTGAGGTAGATTCCATCACCATTATTGGACCCATCACAGCCAAGGACATGCCCGAGATTGCCAACACCCCGCAAAAGCCAGCCCCGGTGAGGCGCTAG